From the Kribbella sp. CA-293567 genome, the window ATGGAAGGAAGTGCCGTGTGATGAGTGAGGAAGTCGCACGATCGGAGGGAACCCTGCAGGACGATCCGCCGAAGGGCCAGGCGATGGTCGAGGTCGATCCGGCCACGCCTCGCAGTGGCCGCGGCGGGGGACCGGGGACGAGCAGCGTCCTCGGCAGCCTGCTGAAGAGCGGGGCCGGCCGCAACATCGGCCTGGTGATCGCGCTGATCCTGCTCTGCATCGTCGGAGTCGCGACGGCGGGGGACCGGTTCGCGAGCACCGCGAACCTGCTGACCATCCTGCGGCTGGCCGCGGTGATCGGCGTGGTCAGCATCGGCATGACGTTCGTCATCACCGGGGGTGGCATCGACCTGTCGGTCGGCGCGCTGGTGGCGCTGGCGAGTGTCTGGGCGACCACGCTGGCGACCCAGCAGATGGCCGCCGACTACCACTGGATCTTCATGGTCTCGACCGCGATCCTGGTCGGCGCGGCCTGCGGCCTGGTGAACGGGCTACTTGTTGCCTACGGCAAGATAGTTCCGTTCATCGCGACCCTGGCGATGCTGGCCGGGGCGCGCGGGCTGGCCGAGATCCTGTCCGACCGCAGGACCCAGATCATCAGCGTGAACTCGTTCACCGACTTCTTCGGCGGCTCGCTGATCGGTGTCCCGGTGCTGGTCTGGATGTTCGTCGTGGTCGCCGCGGCCGGCTGGGTGCTGCTCAACCGGACCACCTTCGGCCGCCGGACCTTCGCCGTCGGTGGCAACGCCGAGGCGGCCCGGCTGGCCGGGATCAAGGTGCAGCGGCACACCGTCGCGCTCTACGTGCTGGGCGGGCTGTGCTGTGGCATCGCCGCGGTGATGCTGATGGCCCGGACGACGACCGGTAGCTCCACCCACGGTGGGCTGTACGAGCTGGACGCGATCGCGGCGGTGGTGATCGGCGGCACCCTGCTGTCCGGTGGCCGCGGCACGATCGTCGGCACCGTCTTCGGGGTGCTGATCTTCACCACCCTGAACAACGTCTTCACCCTGAACAACCTGAGCATCTCCGCCCAGTCGGTGGCGAAGGGCCTGATCATCGTGATCGCGGTCCTCCTCCAGCAACGCCTGGCCGCCCGCGCCACCGCGCCCTAATTGTAGTGAGCAGCAGCAGTACCCCTGTAGAGGTTCCATCTTTTTGGAGGACAAGATGTCAGTACGTTCCGCCCGATTACTGATGACGGCCGGCTTGGTCGGGCTCAGCTCGATGGCACTGATCGCCTGTACCAGCAACACCCCCGAAGCCGAGAAGACCACCGACTCCGGCACCCAGCAGGTCGCTGCCAAGGGCAACGACGAGCCGGGCAAGAAGGTCAAGATCGGCTTCTCCGCACCGGCCGCCGACCACGGCTGGATGGGCGCGATCACCAAGGCCACCCAGGCCGAGGCGAAGAAGCACTCCGACGTCGAGCTGGTGGTGGCCGAGGGCACCAACGACGTCAACCTGCAGATCAGCCAGGTGGAGACCTTCATCAACGACAAGGTCGACGCGATCGTGCTGCTGCCCTTCGACGGCGCGGCGCTGACCGCGGTGGCGACCAAGGCGATGCAGGCCGGGATCACGGTGGTCAACGTGGACCGCGAGTTCGGCAGCACCTTCGCGGCCCGGACCACGATCCTGGGTGACAACAAGGGCATGGGCGTCTCGGCCGGCACCTACATCTGCCAGCAGCTGAAGGGCAAGAAGGACGCCGTCGTCGCCGAGATCGCCGGCATCGACTCGCTGCCGCTGACCCAGGCCCGCAGTACCGGCTTCAAGGAGGCGCTGGCCGACTGTGGCCTGAAGGTCAGCAACCGCGTCGCGGCCGAGTTCACCGTCGAGTCCGGCGAGAAGGCGGCGGCCAACCTGCTGCAGGCGGCACCGAAGCTGGACGCGATCTGGAACCACGACGACGACCAGGGTGTCGGCGTGATGGCCGCGATCAAGAACTCCGGCCGCAAGGAGTTCTTCGTCGTCGGCGGGGCCGGTTCGGCGAACGTGATGCGGGAGATCAAGGCCGACAACACACTGGTCAAGGCGACCGTCATCTACCCGTCGACCCAGGGCGCCGACGGGATCAAGCTGGCCCGCCTGCTGGTCCAGAAGAAGGCCCTCGGCGACCTGGTGGAGGTCGAGGTACCGCGCACGGTCCAGCTGTACGCGCCGGTGGTCACCAAGGAGAACGTCGACCAGTACCTGCCGACCGCCTTCGAGAGCTGACCGGAAGAGGACAGAGGAGTAGACCGAGTATGACGAACCTGGGCATCGGCCTGATCGGGTACGCCTTCATGGGTGCCGCCCACTCACAAGCCTGGCGCAGCGCACCGCGTTTCTTCGACCTGCCGCTGCAGCCGGAGATGACGGTGCTCTGCGGCCGGAACGCCGACGCCGTCGACGCGGCCGCGGGCAAGCTCGGCTGGTCCGGCACCGAGACCGACTGGCGCAAGCTGCTCACCCGTGACGACGTCCAGCTGATCGACGTCTGTACGCCGGGTGACAGCCACGCCGAGATCGCGATCGCGGCGTTGCGGGCCGGCAAGCACGTGCTGTGTGAGAAGCCGTTGGCCAACACCGTCGCGGAGGCCGAGCAGATGGCTGCCGCGGCGGCCGAGGCGGCGGCCAACGGGATCAGGTCGATGGTCGGGTTCACCTACCGCCGGGTGCCGGCTATCGGGCTGGCCCGGCAACTGGTGGCCGAAGGCAAGCTCGGTACCATCCGGCACGTCCGGGCGCAGTACCTGCAGGACTGGATCGCCGACCCCGAGGCGCCGCTGTCGTGGCGGCTGGACAAGGAGAAGGCCGGCTCCGGCGCGCTCGGCGACATCGGCGCGCACATCGTCGACCTGACCCAGTACATCACCGGCGACCGGATCACCGAGGTGAGCGGGCAGCTGGAGACCTTCGTCAAGGAGCGCCCGGTCGCCGCCGAGCACAGCGGCCTGTCGGGGCAGGCGGGCACCGAGCGTGGCCCGGTGACCGTCGACGACGCCGCGATCTTCCTGGCCCGCTTCGCCGAGGGCGCGCTCGGCGTCTTCGAGGCGACCCGGTTCGCCACCGGCCGCAAGAACGCGATCCGGCTGGAGATCAACGGCAGCCGGGGCAGCCTCGCGTTCGACTTCGAGGACCTCAACGAACTGCACTTCTACGACGCGACGGAGCCGGCCGAGACGGCCGGCTTCCGCCGGATCCTCGTGACGGAAGCAGCGCACCCGTACGTCGCGGCCTGGTGGCCGCCGGGTCACCTGCTCGGCTACGAACACGGCTTCACCCATCAAGTGGTCGACCTGATCACCGCGATCGCCGATGGCACGGACCCCGCGCCGTCGTTCGCGGACGGCCTGCAGGTCCAGCGGGTGCTGGCCGCGGTCGAGGACAGCTCGACCTCCCGACAATGGCAGGAGATTGCCTCATGAGCTCGTACACGCCGTCCAAGGACGACAAGTTCTCCTTCGGTCTGTGGACCGTCGGCTGGGAAGGTGTCGACGTCTTCGGTACCGCGGTGCGCGCGCCGCTCGACCCGGTCCTCGCGGTCGAGAAGCTCGCCGAACTGGGCGCCTCCGCGGTGTCCTTCCACGACGACGACCTGGTGCCCGACGACAGCACCCGCCAGCAGGTGCTGGAGCGGTTCAGCAAGGCCCTGGCCGACCACGACATGGTGGTCGAGATGGCCACTACCAACCTGTTCAGCCACCCGGTCTTCAAGGACGGTGGCCTGACCGCCAACGACCGCGACGTCCGCCGGTACGCGCTGGCCAAGATCCTGCGCAACGTCGACCTGGCCGCCGAGCTGGGCGCGAAGACCTACGTGCTGTGGGGCGGCCGGGAAGGCTCCGAGTCGGGCGGCTCCAAGGACGTGCACGCCGCGCTCGACCGGTACAAGGAGTCGATGGACCTGCTCACCGGCTACGTCCGCGAGCAGGGCTACGACCTGCGCTTCGCGCTGGAGCCGAAGCCGAACGAGCCGCGCGGCGACATCCTGCTGCCGACGATCGGTCACGCCCTGGCCTTCATCAACGACCTCGAACACCCCGACCTGGTCGGCATCAACCCCGAGGTCGGCCACGAGCAGATGGCCGGGCTGAACTACGCGCACGGCATCGCCCAGGCGCTGTGGCACGGGAAGCTCTACCACATCGACCTCAACGGTCAGCACGGTCCGCGGTTCGACCAGGACCTGCGGTTCGGCGCCGGCAACCTCCGGGAGGCGTTCTGGACGGTCGACGTCCTGCAGGGCACCGCCGGCGGACCGGGGTACGACGGCTATGTCCACTTCGACTACAAGCCGCCGCGCACCGAGGACCTGGACGGCGTCTGGGAGACCGCGCGGGGATGCATGCGCAACTACCTGATCCTGCGGGAGAAGGTGCAGGCGTTCCGGGCCGACCCGGAGGTGCAGGAGGCCGTCGAGGCCGCCCGGGTGAACGAGCTGGCCCAGCCGACGCTCGGCGCCGGTGAGTCGCTGGACGAGTTGCGCAAGGCAACCTATGACCCCGACGCGCTGGCACAGCGTGGTCTCGGCTTCGAGCGGCTCGACCAGCTCGCGATGGACCACCTGCTCGGCGTTCGCTGAGGCAAACCCCTCCCGCGCAGGGCAGAGCACGGGACCGCAGTAGCTGAACTGGCACCACCAGGGCCGAAAAATCCAGGGACCCGCCCTGGAACCCCGTCCCGCGCCCCGGCGCGGGACATCGATGGAGCGCGCGCCTTATCCGACCCATGAGGAGCAACCCCATGATCCAGCTACGCCGGCACGGCACGCTCGTGCGTGCTCTCGTGCTCGCCCTGATCGCCACCCTGGTGATCCCGTTGTCGCCGACCCCCGCCAGTGCCCATCCCGGGCACGGCAACGACACCTTCAACGCCCTGATCTTCAGCAAGACGGCCGGTTTCCGGCACGACTCGATCCCGGCCGGGATCCAGGCGATCAAGGATCTCGCCACGGCGAACGACTTCACCGTCACCGCGACCGAGGACGCGGCGATGTTCAACGACACCGAGCTGGCGAAGTACGAGGTGGTGATCTGGCTGTCCACCACCGGTGACGTGCTCAACGCGGACCAGCAGGGCGCCTTCGAGCGCTACATCCGCAACGGTGGCGGGTACGCCGGCGTGCACGCCGCGTCCGACACGGAGTACGACTGGCCCTGGTACGGCAAGCTCGTCGGCAGCTACTTCGACAGCCACCCGCCCGGTACGCCGAACGCGACGGTGAAGGTGGAGGACCACGCGCACGCGTCGACGGCGGAGGCTCCGACGGTCTGGCCGCGCACCGACGAGTGGTACAACTACAAGACCAATCCCCGCGGTGCGGTGCACGTGCTCGCCTCGGTGGACGAGACCACCTACACCGGCGGCAACATGGGCGCCGAGCACCCGATCGCGTGGTGCCAGAACTACGACGGCGGCCGCGCCTGGTACACGGGGATGGGCCACACCATCCAGTCGTTCACCGACCCGACCTTCCGCAAGCACCTGCTCGGTGGTCTCAGGACCGCGGCAGGGGTCGAGGCCGCCGACTGCGGCGCGTCGCTGAGCGAGAGCTACGAGAAGGTCACGCTCGACGACGACACCGCGAACCCGATGGAGCTGGCGATCGCCAAGGACGGCCGGGTCTTCTACATCGACCGCAACGGCGCGGTGAAGATCGTCAAGACCGACGGCTCGGTGGTCACCGCCGGCACGTTGAGTGTCTACACCGGCCAGGAGTTCGGCCTGCTCGGCATCGCGCTCGACCCGGCCTTCGACCAGAACGGGTTCGTCTATCTCTACAGCTCGCCGGCCGGCACCGAGGCCTACGACGAGGTCTCCCGCTTCAAGGTCACCGGGGACACCCTCGACCTGGCGAGCAAGAAGCAGATCCTGCGGATCGACACCCAGCGCGCCGAGTGCTGTCACGCCGGTGGAGCCCTCGAGTTCGACGGCGACGGCAACCTTTACATCGCCACCGGTGACAACAGCAACCCGTTCGCCTCGGACGGCTACTCGCCCTTGGACGAGCGGACCGGCCGCGCCGCCTGGGACTCCCAGCGCAGCTCCGCCAACAGCAACAACCTGAACGGCAAGGTGCTGAGGATCCACCCGGAGGCCGACGGAACGTACACGGTGCCGGCCGGCAACATGTTCCCCGCCGGTACTGCGAAGACGCGGCCGGAGATCTTCGCGATGGGCTTCCGCAACCCGTTCCGGATCGGCATCGACCCGAGCACCGGCAACCTGTTCGTGGCCGACTACGGTCCGGACGCCGGGCAGGTCTCACCGACGCGTGGGCCGGACGGCCGGGTCGAGTGGAACGTCCTCGACAAGCCGGGCTTCTACGGCTGGCCGTACTGCGTGGGCAACAACACGCCGTACAACGACTTCGACTTCGCCACCGGGGTCGCGGGCACGACCTTCGACTGCGCGGCGCCGGTCAACAACTCGCCGAACAACACCGGTATCACCCAGCTGCCCGCGGCGGTGCCCGCGTCGCTGTGGATGGGCAAGTCGACCACCGGCGTCCCCGAGATCGGCGGCAGTGGTGCGCCGATGACCAGCGGCGCGTACGACTTCGACCCGGACAGCGACTCCGACCGCAAGTGGCCGGAGTACTTCGACGGCAAGGCCGTGTTCGCCGACTGGAACGACAGCAGGCTGTTCTCGGTGCAGCTGAAGGACGACCGCGCCGGTGTCTCGGACGTCTCGCGGATGCTGGCGAAGATGAACTTCATCCGGCCGCACGCGCTGCAGTTCGGGCCGGACGGCGCGCTCTACGTGATCGAGTGGGGCAGCGGTTTCGGTGGCAACAACGCCGACTCCGGCATCTACCGGATCGACTACACCTCCGGTAACCAGGCGCCACTCGCGCAGTTCAGTACGGACAAGACGTCCGGTCCGGTGCCGCTGACGGTCGCGTTCGACTCGACCGGATCACGCGATCCCGACGGTCAGCAGATCACCCTGGCCTGGGACTTCGACGGCAACGGCACGACCGACAGTGTCGAGGCGAAGCCTTCGCACACCTACACGACCGCCGGGGTGTTCACCGCCCGGTTGACGGTGACCGACAGCGACGGCCGGACCGCGGTCTCGAACCGGTCGATCACGGCCGGCAACACCGCGCCGACGATCACCGTGGAGGCGCCGGTGGACGGCGGGTTCTTCGACTTCGGCGACACGGTCAGGTACAAGGTGACGGTGACCGATCCGGAGGACGGCACGGTCGACTGCAACGACGTCATCACCCAGCCCGCGCTCGGCCACGACGAGCACGCCCACGACTACGAGCAGTACTTCGGCTGTGAAGGCGTCATCCCGGTCAACGGGGACACCGGCCACGTCGGGGCGAACATCTTCGGCATCGTCAAGGTGAAGTACACCGACAAGGGAGCGCCGGGAGCCGCCCGGCTGACCACCGAGAAGGTCGTTCAGCTTCAGCCGAAGACGCGCGAGGCGGAGTACTTCAGTGAGACCGGAGGACCGGGCGACACCGGCGGGGTACAGGTCGAGGACACCGGTGACGTCGCCGGCGGCGGGAAGAACATCGGCTTCATCGAAGACGGTGACTGGTGGAGCTTCGAGCCCACCAATCTGACCGGAATCACCCAGGTCCAGTTGCGCGCGGCGTCCGAGAACGCCGGGGCCACCGTGCAGGTCCGCCAGGGTTCGCCGACCGACGGCCCGATCGTCGCCACCGTCACCGTGGCTCCGACCGGCGCCTGGCAGACCTACGGCAACTTCACCGCGGACCTCTCCGGCGCGTCGTCGACCAGCGGCCCGCTGTACTTCGTCAAGACGACGGGGCAGCTGAACGTCAACTGGGTGAAGTTCATCGGCAAGGGCGTGACGGAGAACCAGCGCCCGAACGTGTCGATCACCGCGACGCCGGTGCAGGGCAAGGCGCCGCTGAAGGTCGACTTCACCGCGGCGGCGACCGACCCCGAAGGCGACGTCCCGCTGTCCTACGTGTGGAGCTTCGGTGACGGCGCGACCGCCACCGGCGCCACGGTGAGCCACACCTACACGACCGCCGGGACCCACGACGCCACCGTCACGGTGACGGACTCCAAGGGCGCCGCCGGTACGTCGTACGTGCGGATCAAGGTGGACGCGAGTGCTCCGCCGACCTGCCTGACAGGTCGCTCGGACGGTTTCGAGGGTACGACGCTCGACACCGGCCGGTGGAGCTCCGTTGTCCGGGGCAACCAGGATCTTGCGGTCGGCAACGGCATGCTGAACCTGCCGTTGACCGCGACCGACATCTACGGCACGGGCAACACCGGTACGCCGAACATCGTGCTGCAGCCGCTGCCGGCCGGTGCCTGGCAGGCGACGGCGAAGGTGACGTTGCCGGCCCGGCTCGCCTACCAGCAGGCGGGGTTGATCGTCTACGGCGACGACGACAACTACGCGAAGATGGTGCTGCAGGGTCGCTCGACCGGAGCGGCCTCGGCCAACGACCGGATCTTCCAGTTCATCCGCGAGGAGGCCGGTGCGCCGAACGAGGTCGCGGCGTCGAACACGGCCAACCTGGGTACGGCGTTCCCGGACACGTTCTGGGTGCGTTTCACCAGCAACGGCGAGAACCTGAAGGCGTCGTACAGCGCCGACGGCGCGACGTTCGTCGAGATGCCGGAGACCAAGCAGCTGGCCGGCATCAGCAACCCGCGGATCGGGATGTTCGGGCTGGCCAACCGGACCGAGGCGCTGCCGATCGCGGCACAGTTCGACTACTTCTCCATCACGCCGGACGACACCGCCGAGGCTCCTGCCCCGGACGACGAGTTCGACGGGAACGCGCTGAACGCCTGCCGCTGGTCGGCGAGCGTGCGGCCGGACGCCGCGGCGTACCGGGTGACCGGTGGCGGGCTGGAGATCGACACGAGCAAGGGCGACATCTACCAGGGCACGGCCACGAACCCGAAGAACCTGCTGCTGCAGCCGGCTCCCGACGGTGACTGGACGATCGAGACCAAGGTGGACGGGTCCGCGTTCAACGAGGCCTACCAGCAGGGCGGCCTGATGGTCTACGGCGACGACGCGAACTACGTGAAGCTCGACTTCCTCACCAACAACGCCGCCGGCGGCACGGTGACCCGGGGGATCGAACTGCGCAGCGAGGTCGGCAACGTCCTCGTCAATCCCCAGCCCAACGCGTCGCCGGCACCCACCCAGGGCGTCTGGTACCTGCGGCTGACCAAGGCCGGTACGACGTACACCGGCTCCTACAGCGCGGACGGGCTGGCCTGGACGGCGCTCGCGCCGGTCACCAATACCGCGCTGAGCTCGGCGAGCTTCGGCGTCTACGCCTTCGGAGTCGACCAGGTCGCCTCGAAGACGGCCAAGTTCGACTACTTCCGGGTCGGCAAGGACACGGTTGCACCGCAGGTCAGCCTGTCGGTCAACCCGTCGGCGCCGTCCGGTGACAACGGCTGGTGGAACGGCACCGTGGTCGCGACCGCGATGGCGACCGACAACCAGCCGGGCCAGCTCTACATCGAGCAGAAGCTCGGTGACGGTGCCTGGGCGGAGTACACCCACGCGGTCAACCTGACGGCCGACGGGACCCACACCCTCCAGGTGCGGGCCAGTGACACGGCGGGCAACGTGTCCGAGCCGAAGTCGGTGACGGTCAAGATCGACAAGACCGCGCCGGTGACCACGGTGACCGGGCTCCCGGCCAACGGTCAGCTCGGGGTGGCGAGTCTGGCCACGGTCGCCGCGACGGCCGCGGACGCGCTCTCTGGTGTCGCCGGTGCGGTGACGCTGACCGTCGACGGGAAGCCGTCGACGGGCAAGCTCGACGGCATGCTGCTCGGGCTGGGCGCGCACGAAGTAGTGGCGCGGGTGTCCGACCAGGCCGGCAACGCGTCGGTGACGAAGGTGCAGTTCACCGTCGTCGCGACGTACGCGGAGGCGATCGAGGTGGTCAAGCGGTACCGGGACGTCCGGACGCTGCCGCTCGATCCCACCGTGGTGATGAAGGTGCAGCTCCGCGCGGCGGAGCGGGAGCACGGCAAGGGCCGGCTGGCCGCCGCGCGTACTGCCCTGGACGTCTTCCTGGCGGAGGCCGCCAAGGTGACCGACGTACCGGCACGGACGCTGCTCACAGCTGTGGGTCAGGACCTGAGGCAGAGGATCTGACCCGATGATCGTCGCCGTGCGAGATCGCACCCTGTCCGACGCGGAGAGGCGGACAGGAGCTCCTTCGACCCGGGGTGGTTCGGCCCCGCCCCGGGGTCGCGGGAGAGCGGTTCCGCACGGTCGACGGGGGACCGGCTCGGCCGGTCCTTGTCCCCGGCGCCGCGACCAGCGCTCCGGCCGCGGCGCCGGGGACACCCCTGAACCTCACGACCACTGTCTTCGCTCACCTCCGCCGCCGAAGGCGGCTTGCTTTTCCTGTTCTTCCGGTCTTTAAGGAGTTGTGATGGCACGACCGATCACTTTGTTCACCGGCCAGTGGGCCGACCTGCCGTTCGAGGAAGTGGCCCGGCTCGCGTCGGAGTGGGGCTACGACGGGCTGGAGATCGCTTGCTGGGGTGATCACCTCGACGTCCGCAAGGCCGCGGAGGACGACTCCTACGTCCGCAACCGGCTGGACGTCCTGGAGAAGTACAACCTCAAGGTGTGGACGATCTCCAACCACCTGCTCGGCCAGGCGATCTGCGACGACCCGATCGACCAGCGGCACCAGGCGATCCTGCCGGCCCACATCTGGGGCGACGGGGACGCGGAGGGGGTCCGGCAGCGGGCGGCCGAGGAGATGGGGACGACGGCGCGGGCCGCCCGGGCGCTCGGCGTGGACGTCGTGGTCGGCTTCACCGGCTCGTCGATCTGGAAGACCGTCGCGATGTTCCCGCCGGTCCCGCAGTCGATGGTCGACGCCGGGTACGCCGACTTCGCGGACCGCTGGAACCCGATCCTGGACGTGTTCGACGAGGCCGGCGTGAAGTTCGCGCACGAGGTCCACCCGTCGGAGATCGCCTACGACTACTGGTCGACGACCGCGACGCTGGCGGCGATCGGGCACCGCGAGGCGTTCGGGCTGAACTGGGACCCGAGTCACTTCGTCTGGCAGGACCTCGACCCGGTCGGCTTCCTGTGGGACTTCAAGGACCGGATCTACCACGTCGACTGCAAGGACGCGAAGCGTCAGGTCGGCAACGGGCGCAACGGGCGGATGGGTTCCCACCTGGCCTGGGGCGACCCGCGGCGCGGCTGGGACTTCGTCTCGACCGGCCACGGCGACGTGCCGTGGGAGGCCTGTTTCCGGATGCTCAACACGATCGGCTACACCGGCCCGATCTCGGTCGAGTGGGAGGACGCCGGGATGGACCGCCTGGTGGGCGCCGCCGAAGCTCTGGAGTTCGTGAAGAGGCTGGCCTTCGACCCGCCGACCGCGTCCTTCGACGCGGCTTTCTCCTCTTGAAAGTACCCGAAAGCCCTGCGGTACTGGTCCCTTTCCCAAGTCCAGTACCGCAGGGAGTCGTCGGCTAGAGAGTGGGAACGGTCGGGCGTCCGGGGAGACGGTAGTTGTCGCCCAGGACCTGACCGCGGTTGGGTTTGTAGAGGTCGAAGCCCTTCCCGTTGCACTGCAGGCCACCGTTGATGCAGTGGCTCACCAGGGCCGCCAGGGTGGGCGGATCCCACGCGTTGAAGAAGTCGTAGTGCCAGGTGTAGCCGCGGCCACTGGCGAACCTGGTCCCGGCCATGTCACCACTGGCCTCGAACGAGATCTTGAACTCGAGCATCGGTACCGCCACCGGGTGGCTCGACGGGCAGGCCTCGTTGACCGGGTACTTCATGTGGCTCTTGTGGTCGGGGGAGTCGAGGTTGACGCCGTCCCAGCAGCTCGGGGCCTGGTAGCGGACGTTGACCTGGGTGCCTGGCGTGCAGTACGCCGGGATGTCCCAGCTCTTGGAGATGTCGCCGCACTCGAAGCCCTCGACCGCGCCGGGTGCGGTGCGGAACTCGTCGAGGGTCGCGGTCGGGCTGCCGACGACGTACCGCAGGCCCGGCGGGAACGGACGGACGTCCTGGTACCGCAGGATGCCCGACTTGTAGTAGATGGTCTGCCGCCAGGTCTGCGGCACCGGGTCGTTGTTGCGGAACATCGTCGGCCACCAGTACGCCGACAGGTCGTCGGGGTTCTGGCAGGTGGTCGCGCCCGGGCCGGCCGCGACGAGGCTGTTCAGGGTGGTGGCGGCGTTCGTGGTGGGATTGCCGACGAAGCTGTGGTCGTGCGAGGCGCCCGGCATGTTCGGGAACACGATCGGGTCGTTGGGCCCGCGATGGTGCACGTTGCAGTTGACCTGGAACTCGTGATGGGTGACCAGGTCGTCGGCCTGGGCCGGCGATCCGGCCGTCGCGGTGAGAACCGAGGCGACGACGAGGGCGGCGATGCCGCCGGCGGACAGAGCTTTCTTCCTTCTGGTGAACACGGAACTCCTCCTGTCGGGGGAATCCGCGGGGGCGGTGGTGCAGGCTACCCGCGGCGGGACGTCGCGGGAGAGCGCTCTCTGGAACAGCCTCGATCGGGCGGCTCCGGCTGTCAAGTGCTTGTTGGTTCCGGAACCGGCTGAGCGTGACGAGCCGTTGACAAGCAGGTGACGCCGGCGCGACCATCAGACCGCGAGAGAGCGCTCTCTGAACCACCCGCCCCCCTCTCGCACTCCAGCGAAGGAGTACCCGATGGACTTCGCGACCCGTCGCGTTCGTCTGCGGCCTGCCGAGCGCAGGCGCCGCGGTCGTTCGGCGATAGCCGCCTCCGTCGCAGCAGCCGTCGTGCTGCTCGGCAACGTCGTACTACTGGCCCAACCCGCGCAAGCGGCCACTCTGCTGTCCCAAGGGCGCCCGGTGACGGCCTCGTCATCGGAAGGCGCCGGTACCGCGCCCACTGCTGCCGTGGACGGCGACCTGAACACCCGATGGTCCAGCCTGTGGCAGGACAACCAATGGCTTCAGATCGACCTCGGCGCCACCTCCTCGATCGAGCAGGTCGTCCTGCGCTGGGAAGCTGCCTACGCCAAGGAGTACCGGATCGAGGTCTCTGGCAACGGCCAGGACTGGAACCAGATCTACAGCACGGCCTCCAGCCCGGGCGGCACCGAAACTCTCAACGTAACCGGCACTGGCCGCTACGTGCGGATGTTCGGCGTCAAGCGTGCCAACGGCTACGGCATGTCGCTCTTCGAGTTCCAGGTGCTCGGTACTGGTGGCGGCACCGGCCCGCAGCCGGGTACCGGAACCGTCCGCGTCGCCGGTAGCCAAGGGAACTGGCAGCTGCTCGTCAACAACGCTCCCTGGCAGGTGAAGGGCCTCACCTGGGGTCCGCCGGCCTCCGAAGCCGGCGCGCGACTGCCCGGCCTGAAGGCGATCGGCGTCAACACCGTCCGCACGTGGGGTACCGACGCCGGCTCCAAGCCGCTCTTCGACGCCGCGGCCGCCAACGGCATGCGCGTGATCGCGGGCTATTGGCTCCAACCTGGTGGTGGACCCGGCAGCGGCGGTTGTGCCAACTACGTGACCGACGCGACCTACAAGGCGAACACGCTCGCCGACATCCGCCGCTGGACGACGGAGTACAAGGACAACCAGGGCGTGCTGATGTGGAACGTCGGCAACGAGTCCGTGCTCGGTCTGCAGAACTGCTACTCGGGTGCCGAGCTGGAGGCGCAGCGGATCGCGTACGCCAGGTTCGTCAACGAGGCGACGCAGGCGATCCACGCGATCGACCCCAACCACCCGGTCACCTCCACAGACGCCTGGACGGGCGCATGGCCGTACTACAAGCAGTACACGCCCGACCTCGATCTGCTGGCGGTCAACTCGTACGGCAACGTCTGCCAGGTCCGGCAGGACTGGATCAACGGT encodes:
- a CDS encoding ThuA domain-containing protein — protein: MIQLRRHGTLVRALVLALIATLVIPLSPTPASAHPGHGNDTFNALIFSKTAGFRHDSIPAGIQAIKDLATANDFTVTATEDAAMFNDTELAKYEVVIWLSTTGDVLNADQQGAFERYIRNGGGYAGVHAASDTEYDWPWYGKLVGSYFDSHPPGTPNATVKVEDHAHASTAEAPTVWPRTDEWYNYKTNPRGAVHVLASVDETTYTGGNMGAEHPIAWCQNYDGGRAWYTGMGHTIQSFTDPTFRKHLLGGLRTAAGVEAADCGASLSESYEKVTLDDDTANPMELAIAKDGRVFYIDRNGAVKIVKTDGSVVTAGTLSVYTGQEFGLLGIALDPAFDQNGFVYLYSSPAGTEAYDEVSRFKVTGDTLDLASKKQILRIDTQRAECCHAGGALEFDGDGNLYIATGDNSNPFASDGYSPLDERTGRAAWDSQRSSANSNNLNGKVLRIHPEADGTYTVPAGNMFPAGTAKTRPEIFAMGFRNPFRIGIDPSTGNLFVADYGPDAGQVSPTRGPDGRVEWNVLDKPGFYGWPYCVGNNTPYNDFDFATGVAGTTFDCAAPVNNSPNNTGITQLPAAVPASLWMGKSTTGVPEIGGSGAPMTSGAYDFDPDSDSDRKWPEYFDGKAVFADWNDSRLFSVQLKDDRAGVSDVSRMLAKMNFIRPHALQFGPDGALYVIEWGSGFGGNNADSGIYRIDYTSGNQAPLAQFSTDKTSGPVPLTVAFDSTGSRDPDGQQITLAWDFDGNGTTDSVEAKPSHTYTTAGVFTARLTVTDSDGRTAVSNRSITAGNTAPTITVEAPVDGGFFDFGDTVRYKVTVTDPEDGTVDCNDVITQPALGHDEHAHDYEQYFGCEGVIPVNGDTGHVGANIFGIVKVKYTDKGAPGAARLTTEKVVQLQPKTREAEYFSETGGPGDTGGVQVEDTGDVAGGGKNIGFIEDGDWWSFEPTNLTGITQVQLRAASENAGATVQVRQGSPTDGPIVATVTVAPTGAWQTYGNFTADLSGASSTSGPLYFVKTTGQLNVNWVKFIGKGVTENQRPNVSITATPVQGKAPLKVDFTAAATDPEGDVPLSYVWSFGDGATATGATVSHTYTTAGTHDATVTVTDSKGAAGTSYVRIKVDASAPPTCLTGRSDGFEGTTLDTGRWSSVVRGNQDLAVGNGMLNLPLTATDIYGTGNTGTPNIVLQPLPAGAWQATAKVTLPARLAYQQAGLIVYGDDDNYAKMVLQGRSTGAASANDRIFQFIREEAGAPNEVAASNTANLGTAFPDTFWVRFTSNGENLKASYSADGATFVEMPETKQLAGISNPRIGMFGLANRTEALPIAAQFDYFSITPDDTAEAPAPDDEFDGNALNACRWSASVRPDAAAYRVTGGGLEIDTSKGDIYQGTATNPKNLLLQPAPDGDWTIETKVDGSAFNEAYQQGGLMVYGDDANYVKLDFLTNNAAGGTVTRGIELRSEVGNVLVNPQPNASPAPTQGVWYLRLTKAGTTYTGSYSADGLAWTALAPVTNTALSSASFGVYAFGVDQVASKTAKFDYFRVGKDTVAPQVSLSVNPSAPSGDNGWWNGTVVATAMATDNQPGQLYIEQKLGDGAWAEYTHAVNLTADGTHTLQVRASDTAGNVSEPKSVTVKIDKTAPVTTVTGLPANGQLGVASLATVAATAADALSGVAGAVTLTVDGKPSTGKLDGMLLGLGAHEVVARVSDQAGNASVTKVQFTVVATYAEAIEVVKRYRDVRTLPLDPTVVMKVQLRAAEREHGKGRLAAARTALDVFLAEAAKVTDVPARTLLTAVGQDLRQRI
- a CDS encoding sugar phosphate isomerase/epimerase family protein translates to MARPITLFTGQWADLPFEEVARLASEWGYDGLEIACWGDHLDVRKAAEDDSYVRNRLDVLEKYNLKVWTISNHLLGQAICDDPIDQRHQAILPAHIWGDGDAEGVRQRAAEEMGTTARAARALGVDVVVGFTGSSIWKTVAMFPPVPQSMVDAGYADFADRWNPILDVFDEAGVKFAHEVHPSEIAYDYWSTTATLAAIGHREAFGLNWDPSHFVWQDLDPVGFLWDFKDRIYHVDCKDAKRQVGNGRNGRMGSHLAWGDPRRGWDFVSTGHGDVPWEACFRMLNTIGYTGPISVEWEDAGMDRLVGAAEALEFVKRLAFDPPTASFDAAFSS